A region of Porites lutea chromosome 13, jaPorLute2.1, whole genome shotgun sequence DNA encodes the following proteins:
- the LOC140923727 gene encoding uncharacterized protein — MSYETLYHYTDEAGAAGIKKSKVIKGSTDKTPIQNRRHGCGVYFTSIDPSNDPKTILLNNYDDRGFVINSQRLWAKIDWVIEVKMQMNNIEKVYDSNRDVYLYKGDVHLNNYQHSIYKNPKT; from the exons ATGTCATACGAG ACGCTTTATCATTACACCGATGAAGCTGGCGCTGCTGGTATCAAAAAGAGCAAAGTGATAAAGGGATCTACCGACAAAACACCCATACAGAATCGACGACATGGCTGTG gagTCTATTTTACTTCCATTGACCCAAGCAATGACCCAAAGACAATACTACTCAATAACTACGATGACAGAGGCTTTGTCATAAACAGCCAAAGATTATGGGCCAAAATCGATTGGGTAATCGAGGTCAAAATGCAAATGAATAACATAGAGAAAGTTTACGACTCTAACCGCGACGTATACTTGTACAAGGGTGATGTTCACCTTAATAATTATCAGCATAGTATCTACAAAAACCCAAAAACTTAG
- the LOC140923280 gene encoding monocarboxylate transporter 8-like isoform X1, translating to MMVEPSHPYVAPSHCLNPAQRVSETCHSPSDEADGKLCRSCFSALPSKQQGKLFRVHRNTKRYAVRTEASKLSRCKSSCCGRLKKTEKLFFLLAMTRNPRWRPGSKMAAIWKNCTWIGSISVNLLFLFSPVTSSLAERYGVRVVTIAGGLVMSVGLFLSSYAPSLVFLYINYGVLLGIGTSLCGTMALIVTADYFDKHLSLATGIVASGSSFGTLAFAPTLQVLVGKFGWQTIFRIMCLGGIAMAITGLVYKRVDGILVHLPSGKNQCFDLSVLRNKSFVVWTLATSVAGFGYFIPHFFLVRATPKPQSNTFLSYTAPSSSTWAHNEPCDLHRTAM from the exons ATGATGGTGGAGCCGTCCCACCCATATGTCGCACCATCTCACTGTCTCAATCCTGCACAAAGGGTTTCAGAAACGTGTCACAGCCCATCTGATGAAGCTGATGGCAAACTATGCAGATCCTGTTTCTCTGCACTGCCCTCTAAACAGCAGGGGAAGCTCTTTCGAGTTCATAGAAACACGAAACGCTATGCAGTTCGTACGGAAGCGAGCAAACTCAGTCGTTGCAAGTCATCTTGCTGTGGAAGGttgaagaagacagaaaaattatTCTTCCTCTTGGCTATGACCAG aaatccaagatggcggccgggatccaagatggcagccATTTGGAAAAACTGCA ccTGGATTGGCTCAATATCCGTCAATCTTCTATTCCTCTTCAGCCCTGTCACCAGCTCTCTCGCGGAACGTTATGGCGTGCGAGTCGTCACAATTGCTGGAGGCCTTGTAATGAGTGTCGGACTATTTCTCAGTTCCTACGCCCCCAGCCTGGTCTTCTTATACATCAACTACGGGGTTCTTCTAGGGATTGGCACTAGTTTGTGCGGGACAATGGCTTTAATAGTAACCGCGGACTATTTCGACAAGCATCTTTCTTTAGCCACTGGAATTGTGGCCTCGGGGAGTAGTTTTGGAACTCTAGCTTTTGCGCCAACGCTTCAAGTCTTAGTCGGGAAGTTTGGATGGCAGACTATCTTTCGCATAATGTGTTTAGGCGGCATAGCCATGGCTATTACAGGACTCGTTTACAAAAGAGTGGACGGGATACTTGTTCATTTGCCTTCTGGGAAAAACCAATGCTTTGACCTGTCTGTTTTGAGGAATAAGTCCTTCGTGGTGTGGACCTTGGCAACTTCAGTGGCTGGCTTTGGTTACTTCATACCACACTTCTTCTTGGTACGTGCAACACCCAAACCACAATCAAACACTTTCTTGTCTTATACTGCACCATCTTCCAGCACCTGGGCCCACAATGAGCCTTGTGATTTGCATCGCACTGCGATGTGA